The genome window AATCATCAACCTCACGACGACGCAACTCCCTCTCCACTCCCCCGAACCCTCAACAAATCCTCCAAAATGGCCGCAGTACGTGTATCCCATCGAAGTCCGCTCGTCTCTCGTCGCCGATTGATGCAATTGCCGCCCATGTCGCCAATTGGGTCGCGCATCCGCGCATCCGCTCCCTTGAAGCTGGGCCACCTGAGCTAATTTCTCTCCTTGTCCTGCAATAGCGAAGCGCAGCTCTCAAGCTCGACTGGGCCAAGGTCACCACCTCCCTCGGCCTCAAGGGCCAGACCGCCGCCTCCCTCCAGGCTTTCAAGCAGCGCAACGAGAACGCCCGTCGCAGGGTCCAGCAGCTGTCGGAGCTCCCCACGACCGTCGACTTCGCCCAGTACCGCTCCATCCTCAAGAATCAGGCCGTCGTCGATGAGATCGAGAAGCGCTTCTCCGCCTTCAAGCCCGCCACCTACGATGTCTCTCGCCAGATCAAGGCCATCGAGGCCTTTGAGGTCGAGGCCGTCAAGAACGCCGAGGCCACCAAGCAGAAGGTCGACCTCGAGCTCAAGGACCTCGAGAAGACCCTGACCAACATTGAGTCCGCTCGCCCCTTCGAGGACCTCACTGTCGTACGTACCGCCGGAATACCTGGAGGACGCGGATGGCCGGatgcttattattactacagGACGatgtcgccgccgccgagccCTCAATCGATGAGAAGACCTCCCAGCTCGTCTCCAAGGGCCGCTGGACCGTTCCGGGATACAAGGTACGTTCAAAGCACGACCCCGATATGATTCGGCATACTAATACCCCCTACAGGAGAAGTTCGGCGATCTTTCCGTGCTATAGACGCGTTCGTTCTTCGATTCCCTTTGTGTACTCTAGCATTGTAGATAGGCGATCGGTCCAAGGGGAGGGAATCAACCCAGCGGACATTAATATCGACCTGCTGTACCAAGCGCCTTGCCCATCCTATGATGTACTCGTTCATTCTGAGCCGCCAGCTCTGCAGAGTCGGTTTGAAGGATACTGGTGTTCGGTTGAATTTTTCCGGTTCGGAGTTTATCTCCTCGGCGCTAACCGCAGTGGTGGCCGTTCACCGAGCCGCCAAGCCGAACAGCGTGACCGTTCGCACGGCTCATCCAGCAATATGCTATGTATCCGGTCACTTCATAAGCACGCGGTGAGTACCGAGATTTTGACATATCCTGGTTCTCGGGGCTGAGCTCACACTCGACCTGCCCGGCTCCCCGGAACTACGGCCGGATAAACGGGATCTCGTCGCGACAACAACAGCCCGGAAGCCCCGACTTCCCCACTATCGGACCTTGAGTCTAACCTCATCTCACAAATCATCTCAACACCAAAGCCGCGTACAAATGTAGTGACCTTCGCTCTTGAGCCTCTCGTTATCGAATTGTTACATTTGATCGCTTCAATTCTTCTGTCCTTATTAGATCACATACATCTCACTCACTCAACATGACCTCCTTAGACCGTCTCATCCTCAAAGAGGCACCTCTCTTAGATCCTACTTGGCTAGCGTTCGAGGAAGAAGTCAAAGCCAAAGGCCCAAAGAAGACATACTCATCATCCCTCGACCGCCAGCCTGTCTACGCGGAAGAATGCAGACAGCTCAACGCCCGAGTGCTCGCCCCCGACGCACCATACCACCACCTATCGAACACCACACTACAGCCACTCACAACCCCCTCGAGTCTAGACCAGTTCGCCATCCCGATCCTCCGTTTCTCCGACGACACCGACGACACCGACAACAACACCACCGGCGACGAGATCGTCGTGATTTACTACCACGGCGGCGGGCTCTACGTCGGCGAGGCAGACAGCGAAGAGCTATCATGCAGACGCATCGCCAAGGACCTGGAGGGCGCGACGGTGTACTCGGTAGGATACAGACTCATGCCCTCGTCCCCGGCCTCAACCTGCGTCTCCGACTCTCTCGACGCCTTCCACCACATCCGTGCCCTCCACCCGTCCCCCGCAACCAAGCTCATCATCGTCGGGTCCTCCAGTGGCGGTCagctcgccgccgccgtctcgCAAGCCGCGCCCCGCGGATCCCTCCACGGCGTCCTCTTACGCTGTCCAGTCACCAGCGACGGCGGGAGCTCTCTGGACTATGTGCCTCCCTCCTTGCGACACGCGTATACCTCCTCCACCTCGCCGTCCTTCGTCACGAGTCTGTTGGGCGTCTTCTCGCGCGCTGTCCCGCGCGACGGGCTGGAGAGGATGCCGCTTGAGGCCGGTGCGGAGACGCTGGCTGCGCTGCCGAGGACGTGGGTGCAGGTTTGTAGTAATGATACGCTGTACTCTGACGGTGTTTGTTATGCGATGGCGCTTGCGGGGGCGGGTGTCGAGGTGAGGGTTGAGGTTGTGATGGGGTGGCCTCATACGTTTTGGTTGAAGGCGCCTTGGTTGGCGAGAGCTGtcgaggcggaggaggagatGGTTTGTGGGTTGAGGTGGGTTCTTGGGGGGCATCGGTCAGATGCGCAGGCAAGTGGGTGACAACATCGATTTCCGCTCGACACATGCGACAAGTAGTTTCAccgctattactacttagatcaGTATCTTTTAAACAAACTATATTCCTCTATGTATATAAGAAGGACTTtgatataaaagggtagtaatgaTGATATGAGTAGTGAAAGGGGTGTTTATTAAGATAAATAGTAGGAAATCGATTTTGTCACCCACTTGGCAGTGGGCTGCTTCATGAAATCGGTAAAGGATCAACCAAATGATGCTAAGATCCATCTGACAGGTGGCCTCGTCTACATTAATGTAATGATCTATCCAATAATATCGCTTGAGATAATTCCAGTGGTTGTAGGGACGCCTTGTTGAGCCTGACTCTTGGGTGTTGGCACTCACTGCACCATGAAAGGCCCAAGTGACGACCCCATAGCTTCAGATGGTCTGGGAATCGCAAGGTACCTGCCGTATTTAGGGGCTATATTGAAGGAAGGGATCGATTATTCTTTAGGAGGCCCTTCTTTGAGAATATTACAATCACATGACCAGCTCTTTTCTAAGTAGCGAAAAATAACATCTTGAGGCTTCACTCACCGCCCACACACGTGCAACTATTCACATCCCACTCTTTTATTCCCTCTTTTAGCAGTCGATCTCTCCTTCCTTCTACTTCCTTCTGCACCTTCCTTGTGAGTACATTTATCTCACTGCCTGGGTGACGCGCCAGAATTATTCCGCCTGCCGGTCGACTTATTTGTTCCCTTCTTCTCTCCTCCACCCACCACTTCCACTTCTTCACCCACACAACAACCCATCTGCGAGAATACCTCACTTCTCGGATCCCAGACAATCAAAATCACCAACTATCCCCTTCAATCAATCAAACCACCCAATACCGACATTCACAATGGCTGGTGAAAACGGTGACGCGCGCCGCAAGGGAGGCGAGTACTCGACCAACCCCAACACTCAGCGCACTCGAACCTACCTCGCCAACCAGACTCCTGAGCAGAGAGCCCTCAAGTCCAAGGTCTTCTCCGAGTACCGTGCCTTCCGCACCACCTGCATCAAGCGCGCCAGCATGTCCGACTACATCTACGAGCGCGACCGTGATGCCAAGGTCAAGATGCTGTCTGACGCCCTCAACAAGCTTGTTGCGAACCGGTAAGCAGCGCTGTTTGTTATCTCATTACCTCACCTTCTGTCAATTTTGCCGTTTCCTTTGTTTTCAATTCCTGTCGTTTCTACTTACTGCTCTTGTTCTTTATTTTCTCATGCGGCTTTATGAGTGAAACCACATCCTCTTGTTGTCTATATTTCCTCTCATATCTATTCACCACTCCAGTTCTTAAGCTTCTATCAGCCGTAGCTCTCTCACGGTCTACAGTTTTTCTCATTTTTGCTTATCACTCTTATCCTCCA of Colletotrichum lupini chromosome 8, complete sequence contains these proteins:
- a CDS encoding ATP synthase subunit D; this translates as MAARSAALKLDWAKVTTSLGLKGQTAASLQAFKQRNENARRRVQQLSELPTTVDFAQYRSILKNQAVVDEIEKRFSAFKPATYDVSRQIKAIEAFEVEAVKNAEATKQKVDLELKDLEKTLTNIESARPFEDLTVDDVAAAEPSIDEKTSQLVSKGRWTVPGYKEKFGDLSVL